The nucleotide sequence AGCCAGCACGAGGAGAAAGCCCAAGAACTTAACATCTGCCATGGCAATGCTGTTTTTGAATGAAAATGTTATATCAAAGAGAATTCGAGAGAAATTCAGGATAAATGATGAATTCCTAGTAGAATTGAAAAAAGCTTTGAAGGAATACAAAGAAAGCAAAAATGTCAAAAAGATTTTAACTCTTATTTCCAGCCTTTAATCTGTCAACACCATATATTGCTAGAGGAATAACAACAGCCATTGCAATCAAACCTATTCTGGGATCTGCAAAATACTCAAAAGCCAATATTACGAAAACTGTTAACCCCATCATTAAGAATAAATCCTTGTCAAACAGCCTTGACTTAGCCAAGATGTTCTGTTCCCTTGCTATATATGCTAGATAAAATGGAATCCCTAGAGCAGCAATGACAATTCCAGCATATGTTCTCAAGATTACCGAAACTATAAGACCAATGAATAGGATTAAACCAATTCTATATTCTACCTTCATATTTTTTCCACCTCACAAAAAATGGTTAAATTTTAAATACTTTTAAAGATTCCCTAAATATAGGTGGTAACGTTATGAGTAAAATCGAATGGAATGAGAAAACTTTTGCTAAGTTCTCTTATTTGAGCGATGTAAGAATCTCAAAGGACGGAAAGCAGATAGCATATGTTCTTACAAAAGCAAACCTCAAAGACAACAAATATGAGAACACAATCGTCATTGAAGACCTTGAAAGTGGAGTTAGAAAGTTTGTAGAAGATGCGTCAATACCTCGCTTCTCTCCAAGCGGGACAAAGATGAGCTTTGTAAGACCTAATGAAGAGAAAAAGATAAGCGAACTATGGCTTGTTGATTTAAGATCAATGAGCGCCAAGAAGCTCATGGAGGTTAAGAATATCCTCAACGTAAGCTGGAGCGACGATGATAGGCGTTTGCTAATTACCGGCTTCAAGAGGAGAGAAGATGAGGACTTTATATTTGAGGATGACGTTCCAGTGTGGTTTGACAGTAAGGGCTTCTTCGATGGCGAAAAAACAACTTTCTGGATTTATGACACTGAAGGAGAAGAGATTTTAGACGAGTTCACAACTGATAAATTCTCCTCTGCAATCTGGCATGGAGATGAGATAATCTACAACGTTCCTCACAGAGAAAACAACAAGCCTCAGTTCTTCAAGTTCTACGACATATACCGCTATAAAGATGGAGAGAGGGAAACGATATTCGAAAAAGTTTCATTTGCAGCAATTGACTCCAATGGAAAAGAAGTTTTGCTCATAGGGAAGCCAAGGAAGGAAAAAATCAGTGAGCATGATTACCTCTACCTTTGGGATGGTAAAGAAGTCAAGCCATTGACAGAGCGCTTTATTTACAACAACTGGGACGGAAAGCTCGATGCTGAAGGAAACCTCTACTTCTTGAGTCCAAGAGAGGGGAGGGTTTCATTATATAAGCTCAGTGATGATGAGCTAACTCCAATAGTTGATGAGAACGCTTGGGTCATGCAGTTTGATGTGAGCAACGATGGAAAAGTTGTTCTTCTAAAGCAGACAGACACAAAGCTCAGCGAAGTGTTCCTCTGGGACGGAGAGCTCAAGCAAATAACTGATTACAATGGTCCAATTTTATCGAAGCTCAAAACGAGACCAATAAGGCACTTCCGCTTTAAGTCCCTTGATTTGGAGCTTGATGGATGGTATATCAAGCCTGACATCAAAGAAGGTGAAAAAGCTCCTGTTATAGTGTTCGTTCACGGCGGTCCAAAGGGGATGTACGGCTATTACTTCAAATACGAAATGCAGTTAATGGCTGACAAAGGCTACTACATAGTTTTCGTCAACCCAAGAGGAAGTAACGGTTACGATGAAGATTTTGCCTTGAGAGTTCTCGAAAGGACAGGCTTAGAGGACTTTCAGGATATAATGAATGGAATTGAGGAATTCTTCAAACTTGAGCTCCAAGCTGACAAAGAGAGAGTAGGAATCACGGGAATAAGCTACGGCGGCTTTATGACGAACTGGGCATTAACCCAGAGCGATTTGTTCAAAGCAGGAATAAGTGAAAACGGCATAAGCTACTGGTTGACAAGCTATGCCTTCTCAGACATAGGCTTATGGTTCGACAAGGAAGTTATCGGCGACAATCCACTCGAAAACGAGAACTACAAAAAGCTCAGCCCATTGTTCTATGCACAAAACGTTAAAGCACCAATACTAATCATCCACAGCCTCGAGGACTATCGCTGCCCACTCGACCAGTCGGTGATGTTTTATCATGTGCTTAAGGACTTGGGAAAAGAGGCTTACATTGCAATCTTCAAGAGAGGCGCTCATGGGCATAGCATAAGAGGTTCACCAAGACACAGGGCAAAGAGATACAAACTCTTCATGGAGTTCTTTGAGAGAAAGCTGAAGAAATATGAGGAAGGCTTCGACGTCGAGAAGATTTTGAAGGAAGAGAAGGGAGAGAATTGATATCACCCAAATTTCCTCCCCACAACGCCCAAAGCTTCCTCTACCCTCTTCACATTTTTGAAGCCAACTTTTCTCAACCTTTCCATAACTCCTCTCTGCAAATCTTTTCTCCTAAATTTCTTTCCGGGGTTGCCGACATAGTGGAAAATCCTTCCTCCAGGCTTAAGAACTCTAAAGAGTTCAGCATAAAACTCCTCACTGTAAAGCTCACCAGCCAATGAAAATCGCGGCGGATCGTGGATAATCACATCAAACGTCTCATCCTTAAACTTTCTGATAACCTCAAAAACATCTCCTTGAATTACTTGAATGTTTTGGGAGTGAAAGACCTCATAGCTCCAAGGATTTAGCTTAGCAAGCTCAATAACGTTTGGGTCTTTTTCTACAGTTATCACATAAGCCCCCCTCTTTGCGCTCTCTATTGCTGTGTAGCCCAATCCCATGCAGGTGTCAAGGACAAATTCGTCTTCCTTTGGCTCAACAGCTTTAATTTTAGCCCTTGTATCCCAAAGAGGATTTGTATCCTTAGTGCGATGCATCCTTATTCCATTAATCTCTATCGTTGGCGGGATCGTTGGAACAAGCTTGTAGAAGTGCTCGCCAGCAATAGCAGCTTTAAAAACATGTCCATTCTTCACGAAATAAACTGTGCCATCATCTTTTGCTATCTTCTCGATGATTTCCTTCTCAACTTCACTCCCATCAGGAAAAATTATCCTGTCTTCTTCAACTTTTATGACAAAAGTTCTGTTTGTTTTCCTCAAATCGAGGTTTAACCTAACCTCGCCCTTTGAGAGCAGAAGCCTACGTGCCTCCCTAAATGTTAAAAAATAGGCTTGAAACTCAGGCTTCAAGTAAATCACCTTAGAAAAACAAAAGAGGGGAAGTTTAAAAATCCATCCCTAACCAACAACCCTTTCAAAAACCCTCTCGAAGTTCTTGAAAGCTATTGCTTCAATTTCCTTTTTGCTGAACCTCTCATTCAACTTTTCCAAAAGTACCGGGATTTTACTCTCATTCTCAAATCCTTCAACGCTCTCTCCTTTCCAGCCTTTCAGATAATACACAAAGTCAAAGCCCAGGCCAACATGCTTGTATCCGGCTAAATCAACCATGTAAGCGATGTGCTCAACATATTTATCAAGCGTTGGCTTTTCTTTGTCAACAAAGCTTGGAATCGCCACAGCTCCGATGACTCCGTCTCTCTCAGCTATCGCCTTAATCTGCTCATCTGTCAAATTCCTCTTATTGTTACAGAGAGCTTTTGCATTTGAATGAGAAGCTATAACTGGAAAGGCTGTCGTTTCAAGAGCATCCCAGAAGCCCTTCTCGTTTATGTGGCTTAAATCGATCACTATTCCAAGCTCCTCGGCTTTTCCAAGAACTTCAACTCCAAAGTTAGTCAAGCCACCGTTAGTTCTCTCAAAGACACCATCCCCTATTGCATTTCTTAAGCTCCATGTTAATGTTAGAACCCTCAATCCAAGCTCGTAAAATATCTCAAGCAAGTCCAAGCTGTCTTCTATTGGCTCTCCACCCTCCAAGCCAAGCCATAGAGCAACCCTACCGTTTTTTATGGCATTTCTCATCTCTTCAACAGTGGTTACAACTGCAAACTTTTCGCTTTCAAGGACATCTTTGTAGAGCTGGTTTATAACCTCAAGTCCATATCTCAAAGCTTGATGCCTTCTATCTGGTCTTGTCCAAACTGCCATAACACGAGCTTTTATATGATCTCCAAAGAACTTCCCGAATTCACTATCAAGAACTCTATTCTTTCCTTCTTTTCGCATATCATAAATATAAGTGGGCAAATCAGAATGGGCATCAAAGATCATGCTATCACCAAGAGAAGAACGAGTTTGAAATATTTAACACTATACCTACAAAAGCAGCGATACCAATAAACCACCACTCCTAAACACTCTTATAAACCCCTCAAAACTAATAGTATTTCCGAACACATCTAGCTGATAAACGGTGATAAAAATGCTCACCTTAGCGTTATACAACTCATATGACCCTAAGAGACTCCATGAGGCACATTTAAGGGCAATTGCCAGAGCAGCTCCAATTTGCTATGCATTCGATTTTCACTTAGCACTGGTTGGATTCCCATTTAATGAGAAACCTCTCGACTTGGCAGAGAGAATATCTGAAAATACAACAATTGGAGAAGGAGGAAAATACCTTCTTGAGCTTGCTAAGAAAAATAAGTTCCATCTGTTAGAATTTCCAAAAAGAGGGTTTCCACCCCAATTTGGCAATATAATAGCAACAACCAGAAAGCCCAATGAGGATAAAGAAATAACTGCCATAGAAGTTGCTAAAAGAGCCCTAAAAGGAGAGAGCTTTATGTTGATTGTCGGCCTGGGAAGACACGGACTTCCAAAGGAAATCTTTAAGTTAGCCGAGTACCACTTGGATATAACAGATGGCAGAAGAATAAGCCTAGAAACATGCACTGCCATAGGAGCAATCCCGACTAAAATTAGAACCTTAATGGAGGCGCTAAAATGGATGAAAAGATAAAAAACTGGAAAAATGACCTTGCATTCATTATAATCTCACTAATTGTTGTATTTGCAATACATAACGGACTAAAAATAGTCCTGCACACCGATTCACCCCTTGTCATAGTTGTAAGCGGTTCAATGGAGCCCGTGTTTTATAGGGGCGATGTCGTGCTTCTCAAAGGGGTTAAGCCAGAGGATATAAAAATCGGTGATGTAGTTGTGTACAAAAGGCCATACACTAAGTATCCTATAATCCACAGGGTTAGGGCAATTGAAAAGCTTGTGTTGAATGGTAAGGAAGAGCTTTGTTTTGTTACTTGGGGAGACAACAACCCTGCACCTGATCCGTATCCATATGGTGGAAAAATTCTGCCGTGTGTTCCACAGGAGGCCGTTGAGGCAAAAGCTCTGCTCGTCTTTCCAAAGATTGGTCTGATTCCGCTGGAAATCAGGGAAAGGCTAGGCTTAACTTGAATATTTCGGGATGATGTGAGGGTAGGTAGCTGAGCTGTGATGACCTAATCGGCCCCTGACCGCTCAGTGGTGACCGCTTTCATCACCCTTCAGAAGGGCTTAGGCTTCATCATCGCACATCTTTTTAAGCTCTAAATTCTTTTTAATTTTGGTGATATAATGAGGTTCATTCCACTAATTATCGCCCGTCCTGAAGTTCAAATGGCAATTGACGAAGCCATAATGAGAGCCCGCATAGAAGGAAGAGTCGAAGACACTGTTAGATTGTATGTTTTCAAGCCAAGCTCAATAACTATCGGCAGATTTCAGAGTGTTGAGCATGATGTTAACTTAGAGAAATGCCAAGAGCTTAACATTCCAGTTGTGAGGAGGATAACCGGCGGAGGGAGTGTTTTCCACGACGCTTATGGAGAGATAACTTACAGTGTTGTAGTTAGCGAGGATTTGCATTCAGATTTAAGAGATATATACAAAAGCTATCGCTTGCTAGCTTCTCCCTTAGTTGAAGCTTTGAAGGAACTTGGAGTTAAAGCTGAGTTTTCTGGATTGAATGACATAACAGCAAATGGGAAGAAAATCAGCGGTTCTGCACAAACGAGGAGAAAAGGAGTCATTCTGCAGCATGGAACCTTTATGTATGCAACGAGGCTTGATATTCTAGCCTCAGTGCTGAAAGTCTCAAAGAAAAAGCTTGCCGATAAAGGAGTAAAGAGTATCTGGGAGAGGGTTACGACGCTTGAGAGGGAAGGGATAAAGCTCAGCAGAAACGATGCTTATGAGCTTTTAAAGGAGAAGTTTTTCGAAGAATTTCCGCTTGAAGAAGGTGAACTTACAGATTATGAGCTTGAACTCGCTGAAAAACTGATTGAAGAGCGTTATGGGAGAGATGAGTGGAACTTCATGAAATAAAGAGGTATGCTCCATGAAAAAGCTCAAAATTTACATTCCGGGCATTAAATTTCCCTCAATTTCACTCACTGGAAACTATTGTTCATTAAACTGTGCCCATTGCGGGAAACATTACTTGGAGGGAATGCTGAAGGTTACCCGCTCATCTTTAGTTGAATACTGCAAAAGCCTGGAAAGAGAAGGCTATGTAGGCTGTCTTCTCAGCGGAGGGCTTGATAATAGATTAAAAGTCCCCCTTGACAAGTTTGCTGAGGAGATAAAAGCTGTTAAGAAGAAAACCAAATTAAAACTCAATGCTCACGTTGGCTTCATTGATGAAAAAGATTTAGAGTGGATTAAATACGTTGATGCAGTCTCTCTGGATTTCGTCGGGGCTGATGAAGTGATAAAAAGAGTATACAAAATTGACAAAACTGTCAAAGATTATCTCAAAATTTTAGACATCTTAACAGAAAACGACGTTAGAGTTGCACCGCATATAACCATCGGACTCGACTTTGGAAAAATTTGGTGGGAGTATAAAGCAATAGACATGCTCGCTGAATATCCAATAGATGTCCTCGTTTTGGATGTGCTGATTCCAACGAAAGGAAGTGAAATGAAAAACGTTGAAAAGCCAAGCGTTGAAGAGAGTTTAAAAGTTGTTAAGTATGCAAGGGAAAAGTTTGATGGAGAGCTAAGCATCGGCTGCATGCGCCCTCTTGGAAAATGGCGCTTAGAGTTCGACAAAGGTGCAATTTCAGCCGGAATTGATAGAATAACGAATCCTCCGAGAAAAGTTATTGAATGGGCTAAAACCATTAGAGATGTTGAGATAATCTACGAATGTTGCGTGATGTAGGAGGTGAAAAACATGCCCTACCTAATCATTGAGCATCTTGAGGAGATAAGCGAGTGGCTCTGGCTTGAATACAAGCATGTAAGCGAGTGGTGGAAGGACAAGCTGATATTCACCAATGTTAGAGAAGATGAGAGGGAAAAGCTCGCAAAATTGGGAAGTGTTTTGACAGAAAGCGTTACAAAATTTCCCTTTGATAGGTCAAAGATTATAGTTCTGGATTTGCAGGCAGAGGAAGAGCTCAAGCCCGAAGATATAGAAGAGGACACAATAATCGTTGTCGGAGGGATTCTAGGAGATGCAGTACCGAGGGGAAGGACAAAGGAGTTCATAACTTCAAAGATGGAAGGCGTGAAAGTCAGACACATCGGAAAGCCGCAGTATTCAATTGATGGAGCTTCAATAGTTGCAAAGCTGATTGCTGAGGGGAAAAGACTTGAAGAGATTGAATACAAGGAAAATCCAACGATAAAGCTTGATGAATTCAGTGAAATCACTCTGCATTATGCCGTCCCAAAGCTGAATGGAAAGCTTTTGCTTACGCCGGGGTTGATAGAGCTACAAAAGAGGGAACTTGGATATTTTGATGAAGAAGAAATTAGCGACGAGGAGCTTGAGGAGTTCTTTGAAGGGAAGAGAGAGCTTTAAGATTTCTTCCACTTCTCACTAATCCTCTCTATCTCCTCACTAACCCTTTTTCTGTCTTTCTTATCAACAACCAAGAAAATTTCCTGAACACTGCCATCGCTCTTCGCTAAAAGCTTTAATCCTGTCAGTGTTTCTCTGACAACCTTAATCTCAAAGCCCCGAGAATCACTTGCGTAGATTCTCCCCGGGATTACTTTCTTAACTCCCTCTATCTCTGCAATCTCTTCCAGGACCGGCAGAATACCTTTGAGGAGATGATGTTCAAGCTTTACCTTGAACTTTCTTCCCATTTTGCACCCTCCAATAGTAAATATGTTTTAAATTAATTTGAAATTGACGACACTTTTATAAAGGATAAGTGGAGTCATTTTTATGGTGGTGTGAATGTTCCAAAAAAGGCATGTGTTCACCACATTAATAATGTTTCTGCTTGCACTATCTGCAATTCCTGGTGTGAATGCCTTTAACGGCAATACCATAATGCTCAAGATAGAGTCTAAGCCCAGCAATGCAGTTGTTATTATTGAAGGCATTAACAAAACGTTTAAGACCCCAGCAGTAATCGAGCTTCCAGCAAGAAGCTGGATAATAAAGATCTCCAGTGGCAATTATACTGTTTTGTACAATTTAACCCCATCTCGGGGTGAAAGGTTCATTAAGATGGTCGTTTATTTCGGAAGGATAGATTTAGCAGTAAAAGGCCCTTTTAAAAATATAACCGTAAAATACGGCTTCAACATAACAGTGCCAACAAAAGAGGAGGAATATGTACCTCCAGTTGCTGCCCCATTTTGGGATGAAGAGGTATGCGGTGGAATAATAATGTTCGGGCCGAGGAATCCCCCCATGGTCATATACAAATATGACAACAGAGATCCATATTATCAGCTCTTCCTCAATAGCACTCCTTCAATTGAAGAGTACAGAGGGAGAAAAGGCTGCAAAATGATAGAGATGATATACTACTTCGGCAATGACAGCGCGATGGCAAGAGGCTTTCCTTACCGCAAGGCAAGTTTCATAGTGCACAATTCTTTACTCTCCATAGACACTCAACCTGAAAATGCCACCGCATATATCTTTGACTTTCATCGATTTGGAGAGTGGTTCACTCCTTTTGATGTTTTAGTTCCTGTGATAATGGAGCCACAGCGGAATGTTAGCCTAGTTCACTACGACTTTGAACTTAGAAACCTCACCACCACTGTAATCCCCCACATCCCTGAACTCCACACCTACAAGATTTCCCTAGGCCACAATGGTTATCCTTTCTTTGAGGGATGGGTCGAACTAAGGCCTGACCAAAGCTATAACATAGGCGTAAACTTCAACATCCTTAAGTCCGCTCTAACTGTGAATGGAAACGAAGTGGAGATGCAGGTCCCAAAAACGAAGAAAATCAAATACTACCTCCCAAACACTACTCTGCTGGTTATTAATTCCACCGTCGCATTGGACGTATATATTGACGGAAGCTACGTCGGAAAAACACCATTTAAAGATGAAGTTCCCAGCGGAGAACACGATATACTCCTAAAATTTGGAAGCTACGTAGTATACCACAAGAAACTTAATATCGGTTATGGAGGGCGGTTCAGGCTAACGGTTTACACGGCTTACCTAGAGAGAGCCTTGAAGATAGTGCCATCATGATATTCATAAGAAAACCGTCGTGCTTTGCCTTCTTTTTGTTAATTTTGTCCAAGCCAGCCACAATGAGGCCAAATCTATTAGAGTTGGACGTGGAGAGGAATTCTACAACCAACGTACTCTTCTCTTTTAATAAAGGTCAAAGACATACTAAAAATTTAAAGGCTTTTATTGTTTTCTTTTCAAAATCAAGAGACTCAGAAAAAGTAGCAAACCCGGACCGCATATTTTGTTGTTCGCACGAGAGGCATTTGCTTCTGAGGAAGTTCTGACTGGACATGGACATTCGCTCTTGATGACAACTTTTGGAGCCAATGGCTTGAAGTATTTCCCATCTGGGAGAAAAAGAGGAATTGGCTTGAGGGTTCCATTGTACAGGAATGCATAGACTGGTTTAAACTCGCTCAGCTTGAAGTCATAGACCACGAATTCCGAGTTGGACAAGGGGGAGGTGAAGCTTAGTTTGCTTGAAAACGTGCCGTTGTAAATGCAGTATTCATAATTCATCGTTGGAGGAAGAATTAGCAGAGCATCTTTCATGAAGACGCCAGTTAAAAACTTCAACTCCTTAGAATCGTAAAGATAGGGCAAAAGTTCTTTGGAAGGTATTTTATAAGTTCTGCTACCATTCGAAAACACCAGTATATCGTTCTCAAGCTTTCCCTGAGTTACAGACGGTCGTTTGGTTCCCAATACAACCCATCTTTTCACAACAGGAACCTCAATCATTTCCGAATCGCTTAAAGCGAACCTCCTCGTCCCGTTGGGACAGCTGACTATAAGGTTTCTTGAGCTCAAGTCAAACGTGCACTTTGATGTTACAGGTACTTCTCCGATTTTTCTCATGGTGCAGCCCAGATGGTAAATGGTAAGTTTATTTGATGTCATGGTAGCAATGTATGGAAAAACGAACTTAGACTTCCCTGGTACATCCCCGAGCCTTTGAAAGCAGCCATTGTATGCCCTATAAATCACACCCGAGAATAGATACGTCCCATTTTCAGAGGCAAAAGCCTTGACATTGTAAGCATATGTCACGTAGTAGACACCACTGTCGTTTGCATAGAAAACGATGTAGTGGCAACAGTCCTCTGGAACCTCATTGTAGCAGCAAGGCTGGGGAGCACACAGAGGGTCTATCATGGTCGGAGTCCACTCAATGAGGATTATAACATCGTTACCAGTTCCCACAATTGAGGAATACACATAAGAAAAGCCGTCAGCTGAGGACAGCGGAACTATAAGAAGAACGAGCAGAGTAGGAACTAATCTATTCATGTTACCACCATTCGGCATTGAAGTATAGCATAGGTTAAAAATTTTGGTAAAAAGGTAGGTAGTCAACATACTCAAACATTCAAATTCTGCCTCAGAGATATTCTTAACTTACATTTCTTTTCAGCAAAGAGCACTAGGCCCTCTTCTTTACCTTTACTGCAACTCCTCTTCTCGCTTTAACCATCTCTTCACCGCTTAGAACAGCCTTTCCAACTGCAACAACCTGTTCATCTCTCACAACAGCAACCAAATCATCCGGTCTTATTTTGCTATCAGCCTCATTCACACCAACGGCAAACACGTCTCCCCTCAAATCGAAGTCAATCCTAACATAATAGCTCTTTGTCGCATCATATATCCTTTGCATTCCATAAGGAGCTATGCTTATCACACCATCTTGGAATGTTCCAGTTTGCCTGCCCTCGACGAAAATCCTCAGCATCCTTGAGCCTTTAATTTGAGCATCATCTGGAAGAACAGCAGCTCCAGCCCCAATACCGAAGTAGAAGTCAAAGATCTTCCTAATGTTCTCATAGAACCGATAAGTTCTATCTTCTTTTCCAGCCTTTAAATCTAAGCCGAGTTCTTCAAGGGTTTTCTTCAAAGCATTTAGACTTTCTCTTGACGTTGTGCCATTTTTAACGGGGACAAAAATTATTTCCTTTCCGCTCATTTCGCTTGCTCTCTTTGCAATCTCAACGTAAGCCTCATCGAGGTGAGCAACTATTGGAATATCAGGATACTTCTCAAGGGTTTTCGCCAAAAGCTCTGCTGCTGAGCTTATCTCTTCCTCACTCCAGTGCCCAGTGACAACTATATCGTACTTAGCTAGCCACTCCCACTCCCTTGGAACAACGCCGAAAGGACTCGTCAAGATGAGCTCGTGAATTTTATAAATTCCAGAACCTAAAGCCTCTTGTAGAGCTTTTCTGTATAGAGTGTGGCTCCTTGACCTTGAATAAGGCTTTTTAGCCGAGCATGGGAACAAAAGCAGAAGCTCAGCTTTTGGAGGGTAAAATCTTTCTATCACTCTCTGGTGCCACCTTTTAACTTCGGGTCTGCTTTGAGAAGCATCACTGATAAAATAGACAGTTTCCTTTTGAATTGGGGTGTACTTTTCGAGATAGT is from Thermococcus paralvinellae and encodes:
- the arcS gene encoding archaeosine synthase subunit alpha is translated as MEILKHEGPGRLGLVRLKDKSFRTPALVNVDFTLSPFNSYFYPKDFSEYDFNLAPSIPISFYTPSEIVEKAFSRLTNIDYSNFNAFYLPAIRDVERLERFLDEILANNSFDAVYLGNSKILVKDYRRFVQTLRMIREKDPNLMIITDLEPFFYPLAVYLGVDAFDTRSLKLYDFHKKAFTMYSPLLWEEGENSLEFAEKVISLVRKALEEGKLRYLVENFFYTQSHAGILRIADKEHSDYLEKYTPIQKETVYFISDASQSRPEVKRWHQRVIERFYPPKAELLLLFPCSAKKPYSRSRSHTLYRKALQEALGSGIYKIHELILTSPFGVVPREWEWLAKYDIVVTGHWSEEEISSAAELLAKTLEKYPDIPIVAHLDEAYVEIAKRASEMSGKEIIFVPVKNGTTSRESLNALKKTLEELGLDLKAGKEDRTYRFYENIRKIFDFYFGIGAGAAVLPDDAQIKGSRMLRIFVEGRQTGTFQDGVISIAPYGMQRIYDATKSYYVRIDFDLRGDVFAVGVNEADSKIRPDDLVAVVRDEQVVAVGKAVLSGEEMVKARRGVAVKVKKRA